The Jiangella sp. DSM 45060 genome contains the following window.
TCGATGCCGCGCCGGACGCTGTCGCGCAGGCGGTCGCGGTCGCGGACGTGGGCGTTGACGACGTCGATGGCCTTCCAGTTCCAGGCGTGCAGGTCGACGGTGCGGGGGCCCTGGTGGTAGCCCATGATCGACAGCACGCCGTGCGGGCGCACGAGCCGCGTCGCGAGGTCCAGGCCCGCCGCCGTGCCGGAGCCCTCGACCACCACGTCGAAGGCGTCGTCGGAGGACGGGCCAGCGGCCTCGCCCGGCGCCCACGCCGCGTCGGCGCCGTGGACCAGCGCCTGTTCACGCGCGTCCGGCCGCGGGTCGATCGCCACCACCTGACGCGTCCCCGCGTGCCGCAGCAACTGCAGCAGCACCAGCCCCATGAACCCGGTCCCGACGACGGCGACGCGGTCGCCGGTGTCCAGCCGGGTCCGGCGTAGCGCCTCGACGACACAGCCGAGCGGCTCGCCGAGCGCCTCGCCGGGCTCCACCCCGGGCGGCACGACGACGAGGTCGCGGACGTCGGCGACGGCGTGGTCGGCGAACGCGGCGTCGACCCGGCCGGTCACGACGTCGCCCACGCGCACCGCCGACACCTCCGGGCCGACGGCGACGATCTCGCCCACCGCCTCGTGCCCGAGCGCGAGCGAGCCCGGGGCATCAGGCCCCGCCGTCCACTCCGCCACCTCGCTGGCGCACACCCCGCTGACCAGCACCCGCAGCAGCACCTCGCCGTACCCCGGCGCGGCCAGCTCGACGGACCGGACCGCCGACGTCCGCGGCCCGGTCAGCTCGCTCCGTCGCGTCCTCATCGGGCCGAGTACGCGATCGTCGACATCAGCGCGTTCGCCGCCTGCCGGGAGTCCAGCCGGGTGTGCTGCACCACGACCGGCACGTCGCTCTCCAGCACGACGCTGTAGTCGACGCCCGACGGCACACCCAGGGCGCCCAGCTGCTGGTGGAACGCGCGCCGCGCGGGAACGGGCAGGACGTGCGGCCCGTCCGGCTCGCGGTCGGCGAAGTACACCCAGAGCTCGACGGTCGCGTCCGCCGGCCCGGTGTTGAGGATGCAGACGCTCTCGTGGCTGGCCAGCGCGGGATCGTCCCCGCTGCTGCCCGGCGGGATGTACCCGTCGGCGACCACCCACACCGTCGAACCGATCGACGACACCACGGAGTCCTCCCTAGAAGTCGTTGGCGCTCTTCGCCATCAGGCCGCCGTCGCAGACCAGGTGCGACCCGGTGACGTACGACGACTCGCCGGACAGCAGCCACAGCACCGCCGCGGCCACCTCGTCGGGCCGGCCCAGCCGCCCGAGCGGCACCTGGGTGGCGGCCGCCGCGCGGATGCCGTCGAGGTCGGCGCCGCCGGTCGTCAGCATCGCGGTGTCGGTGGCCCCGGGCACGACGGCGTTGACGCGGATGCCGTGCGGCGCGTAGTCGAGCGCCGCCGACCGGACGAACGCCGACACCCCGCCCTTCGACGCGGCGTAGGCGCTGTTCCCGCCGCCCGCGTGGCCGACGAACGCGGCCGGCGACGACGTGCAGACGACGGAGCCGCCGCGGCCGGCCTCGACCAACCGGCGCAGCGCCTCGCGGCAGGTCAGGAACACGCCGACGAGGTTGACGGCGACGACGCGCTCCCACTCGCCGGCCGGGAAGGCGTGCAGCGGCGCGTTCACCTCGATGCCCGCGTTCGCGAACACCGCACCTGGAACGCCGACGGCGGACGCCACCGTGGCGAACGCCGAAGCCACCGACGCCTCCGACGACACGTCGCACGTCACCGCCACCGCACCGGAAGCGCCACCGGCCAGCGCCTCGTCGATGACGGCGGCCGCCGCCGCGCCGTCGACGTCCAGCGCCGCCACGCGCGCACCCCGTGCGGCCGCCGCCAGCAGCACCGCCCGCCCGATGCCGGACCCGGCCCCGGTGACGGCGACCGTCTCAGCCCACATCGGCGGAGCCCGGCCCGAGGTGGATGTGGATGTGCCGCTCGACGGCGTCGAGCACGGCGTCGCGGTCGCCGGAGCGCAGGACGTCGAGCAGTTCCTGATGCTGCCGGGCCACCTCGCCGGGGTCGGCGTGCGCCGGGGCGTCGCGGCGGAAGTACGCGCGCACCCGCGGCTGGATGGTCTTCCACATCTGCAGGCAGTGCCGCTGCTCGGAGCGGGTGATGACCAGCTCGTGGAAGCGGATGTCGAGGTCGGCCAGCTGCTCGGCCTCGCCGGAGGAGGCGGCGACCAGCATGTCGTCGACCATGCCCTGCAACGCGTCGAGGTCGGCCGCGCCCAGCTTGTCCAGCGCCTTGCCGAACGCGAACCGCTCCAGCGTGATGCGGATCGGCACCAGCACCTGCTCGACCTCGTCCTGCGAGACGCCGAGCACCTCGCTGCCGCGGTACGGATAGGACGCGATCAGCCCCTCCTGCTCGAGTTGGCGCAGCGCCTCGCGGACCGGCGCGCGGCTGGTGCCCAGTTCGGCGGCGAGGTCGAGCTCGACCAGCCGGTCGCCCGGCTTGAGCCGGCCGCTGGTGATCGCCTCGCGCAGGATCTCGGCGACGTGCTCTCGCCGCGACAGGCTCGGGACCCGTCGCAAGCCCAGCCCACTCATCGGTGACCTCCAACATCTCGGGACCGCATGGCCACGATCGTAGTGCATATGAGCGACTGTCGACAATCGGCCGTCGACCCTGCTACGGTCTCGCCCTACGAAATCCACCGGTCATCCCGACGAACCGAGGAGCCGACCATGAACCTGCGTCACCGTGGCGCCGCGCTGGTCGCGGCGGGCGCCGTCGTCACCGCCGTTCTCGCTGCCTGCAGCAGCGAACGGACCGGCCAGGACGAGACCGCGGCCGACGACGCCGCGGTCGCCGCCGCCGAGGAGGCCGCGCTCGCGGCCGCCGGCGGCGAGGAGCTCGGCGGCAGCGTGACGATGCTCGGCGTGCTGGGCGGCGAGGAGCTCGACGCGTTCCTCGGCGTCGTCGCGCCGTTCGAGGACGCCACCGGCATCGAGGTGCGCTACGAGGGCACCCGCGACTTCGCCGCCGTCCTGCAGACCCGCGTCGACGGCGGCAACCCGCCCGACGTCGTCGCCACGCCGGCCATCGGCGAGATGGCGGCGCTGGCCGAGCAGGGCGCGCTCGTCGACCTCCGGACGGTGGTCGACGACGCTGTGCTCACCGCGAACTACCCGGCCAGCATGCTCGAGACCGGCACCGCCGGCGGCGAGCTGTTCGGCCTGTACAACACCGTCAACCTGGGCGGGCTGATCTGGTACGACCCGCAGCGCTACGACGGGCCGACCGACCCGGCCAGCTGGGACGAGTTGCAGGCCTGGGCCGCGGAGAAGGCGGCCGCGGGCGAGACGCCGTGGTGCGTCGGCCTGGAGAGCGGCGCCGCCAGCGGCTGGCCGGCCGCCGACTTCATCGACGAGATCCTGCTCCGCCAGGCCGGTCCGGAGTTCCACCGGGCCTGGCGCGACGGGGCCGAGCCGTGGACGTCGCCGCAGGTCAAGGAGGCCTACCAGACGTACGGGGAGATGATCGCCGACGGCATGGTCTACGGCGGGACGACGACCGTGCTGAGCACCGACTTCTCCCAGGCCGCCAACCCGATGTTCGCGCCGGAGCCGGGCTGCTACCTGCTCCAGCAGGCGACGTTCATGGGCGGCATCATCGCCGACGCGTTCCCCGACCTCGAGCCGGGCGAGGACCTCGACTTCTTCGCCGCCCCCGACTTCAGCCCGGACTACCCGGGCATCCGGTCCTTCTCCGGTGAGATCCTTGGTCAGATCACCGACTCGCCGCAGGCCGCCGCGCTGACCCGCTACCTCGCCTCCACCGAGGCCGGGACGCTGATCGCGGCGACCGGGCGCTGGCTCTCGCCGAACGTGACGGTCGCCGCCGACGCCTACGAAGACCCGTTCCTGCGCCGCGCCCAGCATGTCCTGACCGAGGCCGAGGCGACGTACCCGCTCGGCAACTCGCAGATGCCGCAGTCGGAGGTGGACGCGTTCTGGCAGTCCGGGCTGGCGTTCGCGCAGAACCCGGCCGACCTGGACGCGATCCTGCAGGGCATCGAGGACGCCCGGGGATGATCGCCGATCGCATCGTCCTCACGCTGGCGGCGACGGCCGTGATCCTCGTCGGCGGCTGGGCCTACCTGCGCCTCGGCGACCGCGCGCTGGCGGCGCTGCCGCGCGGCGCGTACCGGCGGCTGGCGCCGTGGCTGTTCGCCGGGCCGGCGGTCGCGATGGTGCTGCTGGCGCTGGCGTTCCCCGCCGTCGTCACCGTCGGGTGGAGCTTCGTCGACGACGGCGGCGGGTTCGCCGGCTTCGCGAACTACGCGCAGACGCTGTCCGACGAGGTCACCCGCGTCGCGCTGCGCAACACCGTCCTCTGGGTGGTGCTGCTGCCGACGCTCGCCGTGCTGGTCGGCCTGGCCATCGCGGTGCTGGCCGAGCGGGTCCGGTACGGCGCGCTGGTCAAGGCCGCGCTGTTCCTGCCGATCGCGATCTCGGCCGTCGCGGCCGGAGTGATCTGGAGCTTCATGTACGACTACCAGCCGCCCGGCGCCGCGCAGACCGCGACGCTGAACGCCGTCGTCACGGCGCTCGGCGGTGAGCCGGTCGCGTGGATCGTCGACACGGCGACCAACAACTACGCGCTGATCGGGGCGACGCTGTGGACGCAGGCCGGGTTCGCGATGGTGATCTTCGGGGCGGCACTGCGCGCGGTGCCGGACGAGCTGCTGGAGGCGGCCCGGCTGGACGGCGCGTCGGAGTGGAAGGCGTTCCGGCACGTGACGCTGCCGTTCCTGGCGCCGACGGTGGTGGTCGTGGCCACGACGATGACGGTGACCGCGCTGAAGGCGTTCGACATCGTCTACGTGATGACCAACGGGAACTACGGCACCGACGTGCTGTCGACGGTCATGTACCGGGCGCTGTTCACGGCGAAGGACAACGGGCTGGCCGGGGCGGTCGCGACGATCCTCATGCTCACGGTCGTGCCGATCATGGTCCTCAACGTGCGCCAGTTCCGGCGCGAGACGGGGGCCGCCTGATGGCGGCGCTGCGGCGGATCCCGCTGCACGTGGTCGTCATCGCGGTGGCGGTGATCTGGACGGTCCCGCTGCTCGGCCTGGTGGTCAGCGCGTTCCGGCCGTCCTGGGCGGTGCTGTCGTCGGGGTGGTGGGAGTCGTTCGCGCTGCCCGGCGACTACACGCTGGAGAACTACCAGCGGGTGCTGGACCGCGACGGCATGGCGCTGAGCCTGTTCAACAGCCTCGCGGTGGTGGTGCCGGCGACGGTGCTGACGCTGGCGATCGGCGCGGCCGCGGCGTACGCGCTGGCCGGGATGCGGTTCCGGCTGCGCAGCGCGGTGCTGCTGACGATCGTCGCGCTGATCATCGTGCCGATCCAGATCACGCTGGTGCCGCTGCTGAAGGTGTTCAACACGCTCGACCTCACCGGCAGCTTCCTCGGCATCTGGCTGGTGCACCTGGGCTTCGGGCTGCCGTTCGCGGTGTACCTGCTGCACAACTTCTTCGCCGCGATCCCGCGCGAGCTGTTCGAGGCGGCCGAGATGGACGGCGCCGGCCGCGGCCAGATCTTCTTCTCCATCGTGCTGCCGGTGGCCCGGCCGGCCCTGGCCGCGCTGGCCATCTTCGACTTCGTGTGGACGTGGAACGACCTGCTGGTCGCGCTGATCTTTCTCGGCGGC
Protein-coding sequences here:
- a CDS encoding alcohol dehydrogenase catalytic domain-containing protein; this translates as MRTRRSELTGPRTSAVRSVELAAPGYGEVLLRVLVSGVCASEVAEWTAGPDAPGSLALGHEAVGEIVAVGPEVSAVRVGDVVTGRVDAAFADHAVADVRDLVVVPPGVEPGEALGEPLGCVVEALRRTRLDTGDRVAVVGTGFMGLVLLQLLRHAGTRQVVAIDPRPDAREQALVHGADAAWAPGEAAGPSSDDAFDVVVEGSGTAAGLDLATRLVRPHGVLSIMGYHQGPRTVDLHAWNWKAIDVVNAHVRDRDRLRDSVRRGIDLVASGRIDVGALITHRFALDDVDAAFAALVGKEPGFVKAAITW
- a CDS encoding sensory rhodopsin transducer, translating into MVSSIGSTVWVVADGYIPPGSSGDDPALASHESVCILNTGPADATVELWVYFADREPDGPHVLPVPARRAFHQQLGALGVPSGVDYSVVLESDVPVVVQHTRLDSRQAANALMSTIAYSAR
- a CDS encoding SDR family NAD(P)-dependent oxidoreductase, with protein sequence MWAETVAVTGAGSGIGRAVLLAAAARGARVAALDVDGAAAAAVIDEALAGGASGAVAVTCDVSSEASVASAFATVASAVGVPGAVFANAGIEVNAPLHAFPAGEWERVVAVNLVGVFLTCREALRRLVEAGRGGSVVCTSSPAAFVGHAGGGNSAYAASKGGVSAFVRSAALDYAPHGIRVNAVVPGATDTAMLTTGGADLDGIRAAAATQVPLGRLGRPDEVAAAVLWLLSGESSYVTGSHLVCDGGLMAKSANDF
- a CDS encoding GntR family transcriptional regulator; this translates as MSGLGLRRVPSLSRREHVAEILREAITSGRLKPGDRLVELDLAAELGTSRAPVREALRQLEQEGLIASYPYRGSEVLGVSQDEVEQVLVPIRITLERFAFGKALDKLGAADLDALQGMVDDMLVAASSGEAEQLADLDIRFHELVITRSEQRHCLQMWKTIQPRVRAYFRRDAPAHADPGEVARQHQELLDVLRSGDRDAVLDAVERHIHIHLGPGSADVG
- a CDS encoding ABC transporter substrate-binding protein, translated to MNLRHRGAALVAAGAVVTAVLAACSSERTGQDETAADDAAVAAAEEAALAAAGGEELGGSVTMLGVLGGEELDAFLGVVAPFEDATGIEVRYEGTRDFAAVLQTRVDGGNPPDVVATPAIGEMAALAEQGALVDLRTVVDDAVLTANYPASMLETGTAGGELFGLYNTVNLGGLIWYDPQRYDGPTDPASWDELQAWAAEKAAAGETPWCVGLESGAASGWPAADFIDEILLRQAGPEFHRAWRDGAEPWTSPQVKEAYQTYGEMIADGMVYGGTTTVLSTDFSQAANPMFAPEPGCYLLQQATFMGGIIADAFPDLEPGEDLDFFAAPDFSPDYPGIRSFSGEILGQITDSPQAAALTRYLASTEAGTLIAATGRWLSPNVTVAADAYEDPFLRRAQHVLTEAEATYPLGNSQMPQSEVDAFWQSGLAFAQNPADLDAILQGIEDARG
- a CDS encoding carbohydrate ABC transporter permease, which translates into the protein MIADRIVLTLAATAVILVGGWAYLRLGDRALAALPRGAYRRLAPWLFAGPAVAMVLLALAFPAVVTVGWSFVDDGGGFAGFANYAQTLSDEVTRVALRNTVLWVVLLPTLAVLVGLAIAVLAERVRYGALVKAALFLPIAISAVAAGVIWSFMYDYQPPGAAQTATLNAVVTALGGEPVAWIVDTATNNYALIGATLWTQAGFAMVIFGAALRAVPDELLEAARLDGASEWKAFRHVTLPFLAPTVVVVATTMTVTALKAFDIVYVMTNGNYGTDVLSTVMYRALFTAKDNGLAGAVATILMLTVVPIMVLNVRQFRRETGAA
- a CDS encoding carbohydrate ABC transporter permease, whose translation is MAALRRIPLHVVVIAVAVIWTVPLLGLVVSAFRPSWAVLSSGWWESFALPGDYTLENYQRVLDRDGMALSLFNSLAVVVPATVLTLAIGAAAAYALAGMRFRLRSAVLLTIVALIIVPIQITLVPLLKVFNTLDLTGSFLGIWLVHLGFGLPFAVYLLHNFFAAIPRELFEAAEMDGAGRGQIFFSIVLPVARPALAALAIFDFVWTWNDLLVALIFLGGFRDVAPMTVAVSQLVASRGDGWEILTSAAVLSVLVPMGVFVALQRHFVRGLLAGVSKG